Proteins from a single region of Chlamydia buteonis:
- the uvrB gene encoding excinuclease ABC subunit UvrB, whose protein sequence is MTFELRAAFSPCGDQPEAIAKLTQGIRNHIPSQVLLGTTGSGKTFTIANVVANVNRPTLVLAHNKTLAAQLYQEFKEFFPNNAVEYFISYYDYYQPEAYIARNDTYIEKSLLINSEIDKLRLSATRSILERRDTLIVSSVSCIYGIGSPENYTSMTLELEVGTEYPRAILASQLVKMNYQASSVAQRSTFRERGSVIDIFPAYESELAIRLEFFNDTLTSIEYSDPLTMIPKESVTSVILYPGSHYVTPEAVREQAIRSIREELEERLVFFQDRPIEQDRLFHRTTHDIEMIKETGFCKGIENYSRHFTKTPPGAPPACLLDYFPDDFLLVIDESHQTLPQIRAMYRGDLSRKQSLVEYGFRLPSAYDNRPLTYEEARKYFHNVIYVSATPGETELNESQGHIVEQIIRPTGIPDPIPEIRPATGQVDDLLEEIRKHLSKSQEKILVISITKKLAEDIAAFLSELDIAAAYLHSGIETAERTRILSDLRLGNIDVLIGVNLLREGLDLPEVSLVAILDADKEGFLRSTSSLIQFCGRAARNVDGKVIFYADHKTPSIEKTLKETERRRQIQLEYNRANKITPKPIIKAIFANPIPQGGKKEVQDTLQKPLSTQELEKLIKKYENLMQQAANAFRFDEAAKYRDKMKAAKEQLLYLS, encoded by the coding sequence ATTTACCATTGCTAATGTTGTTGCTAATGTCAATCGCCCTACACTAGTATTAGCACATAATAAAACACTAGCCGCACAGCTGTATCAAGAATTCAAAGAATTCTTCCCTAATAATGCTGTTGAATATTTTATCTCCTACTATGATTACTACCAGCCCGAAGCATATATTGCCCGTAATGATACCTACATAGAAAAAAGTCTCTTAATCAATAGTGAAATCGATAAACTGCGTTTATCCGCAACGCGATCTATTCTAGAGCGCAGAGATACTTTAATTGTTTCTTCTGTATCTTGTATTTATGGTATTGGCTCTCCCGAAAACTACACTTCCATGACATTAGAACTCGAAGTAGGAACGGAATATCCAAGAGCAATACTTGCCTCCCAGCTTGTAAAAATGAATTATCAAGCTTCCTCAGTAGCGCAACGCTCAACTTTTCGCGAACGCGGTAGTGTGATCGATATTTTCCCTGCTTATGAAAGCGAACTCGCAATTCGTTTAGAATTTTTCAATGACACATTAACTTCCATAGAATACAGTGATCCTCTAACTATGATTCCTAAGGAATCGGTAACCTCAGTTATTTTATATCCGGGATCACACTATGTCACGCCTGAAGCTGTTCGCGAACAAGCAATACGTTCTATACGAGAAGAGCTAGAAGAACGTTTAGTATTCTTCCAAGATCGTCCTATAGAACAAGACCGCTTATTTCATAGAACTACTCATGATATCGAAATGATCAAAGAAACCGGATTTTGTAAAGGAATAGAAAACTATTCTCGCCACTTTACAAAAACTCCTCCAGGAGCTCCTCCCGCCTGCCTATTAGATTATTTCCCTGATGACTTTTTACTGGTTATTGACGAATCACACCAAACACTACCTCAGATACGCGCTATGTATCGCGGGGACCTTTCTAGGAAACAATCTTTAGTAGAATATGGCTTTCGTCTTCCCTCTGCTTATGACAACCGCCCTCTGACCTATGAAGAAGCTAGGAAATATTTCCATAATGTTATTTATGTATCTGCAACTCCTGGAGAGACAGAACTAAACGAAAGTCAAGGTCATATTGTTGAACAAATTATCCGCCCTACAGGAATTCCTGACCCTATTCCAGAAATCCGTCCGGCAACAGGGCAAGTAGACGATCTCCTAGAAGAAATTCGCAAACACTTATCTAAATCTCAGGAAAAGATTCTAGTAATCTCCATCACCAAAAAGCTTGCCGAGGATATCGCGGCTTTCCTTTCAGAATTAGATATCGCTGCCGCCTATTTGCATTCTGGAATAGAAACAGCAGAGCGCACTCGTATTCTATCTGACTTGCGTTTAGGTAATATTGACGTGCTCATAGGTGTAAACTTACTCCGTGAAGGATTAGATCTCCCTGAAGTTTCTTTAGTCGCTATTCTTGATGCCGATAAAGAAGGTTTTCTACGTAGCACCTCGTCCTTAATACAGTTTTGTGGAAGAGCGGCAAGAAATGTTGATGGAAAAGTAATTTTTTATGCTGACCATAAAACTCCCTCGATAGAAAAAACCTTAAAAGAAACAGAACGTCGTCGACAAATACAGTTGGAATACAATAGAGCAAATAAAATTACACCAAAACCAATCATCAAAGCGATCTTTGCCAATCCTATTCCGCAAGGGGGAAAAAAGGAAGTTCAAGATACCCTTCAAAAACCTTTATCTACACAAGAATTAGAAAAGCTTATAAAAAAATACGAAAATCTCATGCAGCAAGCTGCCAACGCATTCAGATTTGATGAAGCTGCTAAATATCGTGACAAAATGAAAGCTGCTAAAGAACAACTTCTTTATCTCTCATAA
- a CDS encoding PP2C family protein-serine/threonine phosphatase: MIPFTKTIGYRLWLACVAAILIPLGINIVLLNLRQYRTTVSSVTLAFKENATFKVDTLMQIVPLNADVLALFSEVLDLDEGIPSAPNVELSNEMQRMFSLSYDEISLIKLLPNGEKIVVASSVPQRLGENYQNKIDISTQAAFSATFKQSADNHEVFSVMQANIFDNETHELLGILYTTHNIEKFLKDILVNTQAYFNVKTALLSKDGIILKASDPALDLRAIYSNLTEKQFCDTFLDESTCPKKISLKPIQLTPLPIEPNFFSFKNGKHETWGYLAHVPNMDLSVLSYGIKSELFSTFWKRTLIYFAYFLCVVLGSVIAYLAAKRLSQPIRKLATVIIQTRENIRKPYEDDSLGFEVNRLGHIFNAMVESLDQQQSLAEKNYEIKESAQNALRLGEQAQQRLLPNTLPNYPNTELAKAYIPAITVGGDFFDAFIVGEGDQAKLFLIVADASGKGVQACGYSLFLKNMLRSFLAQMPSIKEAIEQTSSLFYKNTADSGMFVTLCVYSYNYKTGIIEFYSCGHNPACYLSPNGTVSFLSHRGMALGFLPHIPDTPIESFKPDPGSLIVLYSDGITEAHNKAFEMFGEERLKDVMKTLVGKSAEDAMHSLILSVKTFVGNCHQHDDITLLILKISDS, encoded by the coding sequence ATGATCCCTTTCACAAAAACGATAGGTTATCGTTTGTGGTTAGCGTGCGTAGCAGCAATATTAATTCCCTTAGGGATTAACATTGTTCTACTCAACCTCAGGCAATACCGTACTACAGTTTCATCAGTCACCTTAGCATTTAAAGAAAATGCTACATTTAAAGTGGATACTCTCATGCAAATCGTTCCACTCAATGCTGATGTTTTAGCTCTATTTTCAGAAGTCTTAGATCTCGATGAAGGAATTCCCTCAGCACCTAACGTTGAACTTAGCAACGAGATGCAAAGAATGTTTAGCTTATCATATGACGAGATCTCTTTAATTAAGTTGCTTCCTAATGGAGAAAAAATCGTCGTTGCCTCTAGTGTTCCTCAACGCCTTGGAGAAAACTACCAAAATAAAATAGATATTTCTACCCAAGCAGCTTTTTCAGCAACATTCAAACAGTCTGCTGATAATCATGAAGTATTCTCAGTCATGCAGGCAAATATTTTTGATAATGAAACTCACGAACTCTTAGGTATTCTCTATACAACTCATAATATTGAAAAATTTCTCAAAGACATTCTCGTAAATACTCAAGCATACTTTAATGTAAAAACAGCCCTGCTATCTAAAGACGGAATCATTTTAAAAGCCTCTGATCCTGCTTTAGATTTACGCGCTATTTATTCTAACCTTACCGAAAAACAATTCTGTGATACTTTTCTTGACGAAAGCACCTGCCCAAAAAAGATTTCTTTAAAGCCAATTCAGTTAACCCCATTACCCATAGAACCAAACTTTTTCTCTTTTAAAAATGGGAAACATGAAACTTGGGGCTACCTCGCCCATGTTCCTAATATGGATCTAAGCGTACTTTCATACGGAATAAAGTCTGAACTATTTTCCACATTTTGGAAACGGACATTAATCTATTTCGCTTATTTTCTATGCGTTGTATTAGGAAGCGTTATCGCCTATCTGGCCGCAAAGCGCCTCTCTCAGCCTATACGCAAACTTGCCACAGTCATCATACAAACGAGAGAAAACATCCGCAAACCCTATGAAGATGATTCCCTAGGCTTTGAGGTTAATAGGTTGGGGCATATTTTTAATGCCATGGTGGAAAGTTTAGACCAACAACAAAGCCTTGCTGAAAAAAATTATGAAATAAAAGAAAGCGCACAAAATGCCCTACGTCTTGGGGAACAAGCACAACAAAGGCTCCTCCCTAATACGCTTCCTAATTATCCAAATACAGAATTAGCAAAAGCTTACATCCCAGCCATTACTGTAGGCGGCGATTTTTTCGATGCCTTTATCGTTGGTGAAGGAGACCAAGCGAAACTATTTTTAATTGTTGCTGATGCTTCTGGGAAAGGCGTCCAGGCTTGTGGGTACTCTCTTTTCCTTAAGAATATGCTGCGCTCATTTCTAGCGCAGATGCCTTCGATAAAAGAAGCCATAGAACAAACTTCCTCCCTATTTTACAAAAATACTGCTGATTCAGGGATGTTTGTCACCCTATGCGTCTATAGCTACAATTACAAAACAGGCATCATAGAGTTTTATTCCTGTGGTCACAATCCTGCATGTTATTTATCCCCGAACGGCACCGTTTCTTTCCTATCTCATCGCGGTATGGCTTTGGGATTCCTTCCCCATATTCCCGACACACCCATAGAAAGCTTTAAGCCTGATCCGGGATCCCTAATTGTCTTGTATTCAGATGGAATTACAGAAGCCCATAATAAAGCTTTTGAAATGTTTGGGGAAGAACGCCTAAAAGACGTTATGAAAACCTTAGTAGGTAAAAGCGCAGAAGATGCTATGCATTCTTTAATACTATCTGTGAAAACCTTCGTAGGGAATTGCCATCAACATGATGATATTACCCTACTGATCCTTAAAATATCGGACTCATGA
- the eno gene encoding phosphopyruvate hydratase — translation MLEVVISDIQAREILDSRGYPTLYVKVITNTGTFGEACVPSGASTGIKEALELRDQDTSRYQGKGVLQALKNVKEVLLPVLQGVSIFDQILIDSIMVEADGTPNKEKLGANAILGVSLAAAKAAAATLGRSFYRYVGGCFAHVLPCPMMNLINGGMHANNGLQFQEFMIRPIGAHSLKEAIRMGADVFHTLKNILNDKYLATGVGDEGGFAPQLQSNSEALDLLLLAIEKAGFQPGTEISLALDCAASSFYDTKTETYEGKSYQEQVGVLSDLCDRYPIDSIEDGLAEEDFDGWELLTAELGESIQIVGDDLFVTNPELIADGISKGLANAVLIKPNQIGTLTETSEAIQLAHSQGYTTILSHRSGETEDTTIADLAVAFNTGQIKTGSLSRSERIAKYNRLMAIEEELGSEGLFKDSNPFSGE, via the coding sequence ATGCTAGAAGTTGTCATTTCCGATATCCAAGCCAGAGAAATTTTAGATTCCAGAGGATATCCCACACTATATGTTAAAGTAATTACCAACACAGGCACTTTTGGAGAAGCTTGTGTGCCTTCGGGGGCCTCCACAGGAATTAAAGAAGCTTTAGAGCTTCGCGATCAAGATACCTCTCGATACCAAGGGAAAGGTGTTTTACAAGCCTTAAAAAACGTGAAAGAAGTTCTGCTTCCTGTTTTACAAGGAGTCAGCATATTTGATCAAATCCTTATAGACTCTATTATGGTAGAAGCAGATGGCACACCAAATAAAGAGAAATTAGGAGCAAATGCTATCTTAGGAGTTTCCTTAGCAGCTGCTAAAGCAGCAGCCGCAACCTTAGGACGATCTTTTTACCGTTACGTAGGGGGTTGCTTCGCGCATGTTCTTCCCTGCCCTATGATGAATCTCATTAATGGGGGTATGCATGCAAACAATGGACTCCAATTTCAAGAATTTATGATTCGTCCTATAGGAGCTCATTCTCTAAAAGAAGCGATACGTATGGGTGCTGATGTCTTCCATACATTGAAAAACATTCTTAATGATAAATATCTCGCTACAGGAGTTGGAGATGAAGGTGGATTTGCTCCACAATTACAATCTAACTCTGAAGCTTTAGACCTTCTTTTGCTAGCTATTGAAAAAGCTGGCTTCCAACCTGGGACAGAGATTTCTCTAGCCCTTGACTGTGCTGCGTCTTCTTTCTACGATACAAAAACAGAAACTTATGAAGGGAAAAGCTATCAAGAACAAGTAGGTGTGCTATCCGATCTTTGTGATCGTTACCCTATTGACTCTATAGAAGATGGTCTTGCTGAAGAGGATTTCGACGGTTGGGAACTGCTAACCGCAGAACTTGGAGAAAGTATACAAATCGTAGGCGATGACCTCTTTGTGACCAATCCAGAATTGATAGCAGATGGCATAAGCAAAGGGTTAGCTAATGCGGTACTCATTAAGCCTAATCAAATTGGAACGTTAACAGAAACCTCAGAAGCGATACAGCTTGCCCATAGTCAAGGATATACAACTATCCTTTCTCATAGATCTGGAGAAACCGAGGATACAACAATTGCAGACCTTGCCGTAGCTTTCAATACTGGGCAAATTAAAACTGGATCCTTATCACGTTCGGAACGTATTGCCAAGTACAATAGGCTCATGGCTATAGAAGAAGAACTTGGTTCTGAAGGTTTATTTAAAGATTCCAATCCATTTTCTGGAGAATAG
- a CDS encoding SpoIIE family protein phosphatase: MKQTFTKRILLFLFLVIPIPLILNLVVLSLFSFSAAKSNLMENLHTHATNFSLEFEKKLTIHKIFLKRLANTLALKAYSSSSEDFYSQAYNEMFALSNIDFSLCLIPLLEGNIKTKTPHDPFIYYLKEHPEIKKKLSMSVGKACIITITPETDTYPKNYLVITENIEVWNSPISSGLLVSFYPMDFLQRDLFKSLHLKEEVICLLNKYGEVLFASDPKFSSETFSIDIADLPKITTRKQAIPLKVAPKILREQKLISVKIKNKHYLGIVLNKLPIQGTYTLSIIPLSWFIFKAIRLPLNVIFFYSLAFILMGWILSKINKRLNQPIQELTTCMEAAWRGNHNIRYEPQPYGYEINELGNIFNCTLLLLLNSREKAEIEHLSGDKLQKELAILASLQETLLSPDFPDFPNVSFTSKHLQGMQRSGHFYGWETSSSDQSLIGVIGLAGDIGLPSYLYALSARSLFLAYANLSSSLEKICSDTFEAFGKTTEGDEATVSMTFIRYCAADRNLSILSAGETPPVAFLKRQETFSRLISPSVRNIQPGDVLVCITGNTELTEYLMRLPIEDLIRDPLAPLNSDNFIEILTEMLNKETLSKIDGTLSFLSFT; this comes from the coding sequence ATGAAACAAACTTTTACCAAACGCATTTTGCTGTTTCTTTTTTTGGTAATTCCGATTCCTTTGATTTTGAATCTGGTAGTCCTATCGTTATTTTCTTTTTCAGCAGCAAAAAGTAATCTTATGGAAAACCTCCATACCCATGCGACAAATTTTAGCTTAGAATTTGAAAAGAAACTTACTATCCATAAAATTTTTCTGAAACGTCTTGCCAACACCCTAGCATTAAAAGCCTACTCTTCATCTTCGGAAGATTTCTATTCTCAAGCTTATAACGAAATGTTTGCCCTATCCAACATAGATTTCTCGCTGTGTCTCATTCCTCTATTAGAAGGAAATATAAAAACAAAAACACCCCACGATCCTTTTATCTATTATTTAAAAGAGCACCCTGAGATAAAAAAGAAGCTCAGCATGTCTGTAGGAAAGGCATGTATCATTACTATCACGCCAGAAACCGACACTTATCCTAAAAATTATCTGGTGATTACTGAAAATATCGAAGTATGGAACTCGCCGATAAGTTCGGGTCTACTTGTCAGTTTCTATCCTATGGATTTTTTACAAAGAGATCTTTTTAAATCCCTACACTTAAAAGAGGAAGTCATCTGCCTGCTCAACAAATACGGGGAGGTCCTCTTCGCATCAGATCCCAAATTCTCCTCGGAAACATTTTCAATAGATATTGCTGATCTTCCTAAAATCACTACTAGGAAACAAGCAATCCCCTTGAAAGTCGCGCCTAAAATTCTCCGCGAACAAAAACTCATAAGTGTAAAAATAAAAAATAAACACTATTTAGGAATCGTTTTAAACAAACTTCCTATTCAAGGAACTTACACTCTATCCATCATTCCGCTCTCTTGGTTTATTTTTAAAGCTATACGCCTCCCCCTAAATGTAATTTTCTTTTATTCGCTAGCTTTTATCTTAATGGGGTGGATACTTTCTAAAATTAACAAACGATTAAATCAACCTATTCAAGAACTTACAACATGCATGGAAGCGGCATGGAGGGGAAATCATAATATCCGTTACGAACCTCAACCTTACGGATATGAAATTAACGAGTTAGGGAACATTTTTAACTGCACGCTATTGTTATTACTCAACTCAAGAGAAAAAGCTGAAATCGAACATCTGTCTGGAGATAAGCTACAAAAAGAATTAGCCATTCTTGCTTCACTGCAAGAAACATTACTGAGTCCCGATTTCCCAGACTTTCCTAATGTTTCTTTTACCTCAAAACATCTCCAAGGCATGCAAAGATCAGGTCATTTTTACGGCTGGGAAACCTCAAGTTCTGACCAAAGTTTAATAGGTGTTATAGGCCTTGCTGGAGATATAGGACTTCCTTCTTATCTTTATGCTCTATCAGCACGCAGTTTATTCCTTGCTTACGCGAATCTTTCTTCTTCTCTAGAAAAAATTTGCTCTGATACTTTCGAAGCTTTTGGTAAAACTACGGAAGGAGACGAAGCTACCGTCTCCATGACATTTATCCGCTACTGTGCAGCTGATAGGAATTTATCGATATTATCAGCAGGAGAAACACCTCCTGTCGCCTTTTTAAAAAGACAAGAAACGTTTTCTCGTCTTATTTCGCCTTCGGTCCGAAATATACAACCTGGTGATGTCCTTGTGTGTATTACAGGAAATACAGAACTCACCGAATATCTTATGCGCTTACCAATAGAAGATTTGATTAGAGACCCTCTAGCACCTCTAAATTCAGACAACTTTATAGAAATTCTTACAGAAATGCTAAACAAAGAAACTCTATCAAAAATAGATGGAACCTTAAGCTTCCTATCTTTCACCTAA